Genomic DNA from Candidatus Cloacimonadota bacterium:
GGCATCTGCTGAAACACTCCTCCGATCACAGGAAATAGACCCAAAAGAACCAGAATACCGGCAATATACATCCCCACATAGCGACTGGCAACACCCGTAAGCTGAATGACACCATTATTCTGACTAAAAGTAGTATTGGGAAATGTATTGAACATCGCTGCCAGTGCAGAATTGAAGCCGTCTCCCAATACTCCACCCTTGATCCTTTTGATATACAATTCACCCTGAATTGGCTCGTGGGAGACCATGGAAGTTGCTGTCAGGTCACCGATCGATTCTATCGTAGTAATAAGATAGACCAAGGCAATGGGTATAAAAGCTTCCCAGCGAAATCCAAAACCGTATTTGAACGGTATGGGGATGCTGACAGCAGGAAGATCTTTTAAGCTGCTCAGATCGACAATACCCAGAAAGAGAGAAACAATATATCCGGCGATCAATCCGATCACAATAGAACTCATGCGCAGAAATTGATTACGGCTTCGATTAAGGACAACGATGATTATAAGAACCAAAAATGCCAATCCTAAGTTCGCAAAATTACCAAAGAGTTCCGGTTTGTTATCCAACAACCACTGTCCCCCTGCCATATCGGTTAGTCCTACCCTGATCAAACTCAGTCCGATCAAGGAAACAACTATTCCTGTGACTGTGGGAGTGATTATCTTCTTGAGATGATGCAGGAATCTGCTTAAGATCATCTCGATAAAAGCACCCAGAAAACACATCCCAAAAATTACACCAAGAATTTCTTGCGAACTGCCACCGCTGCTTTTGATCAGCATACCAGCACCGAGAATAGCTCCCAGAAAGGCAAAGCTTGTGCCTTGAATACTCAGAAGTCCCGAGCCAATAGGACCGATACGCTTGATTTGTATGAAAGTTGCTACACCGGAAACTATGAGCGACATGCTGATCAGATAAGGTATTTCAGTACCCAAACCCAAAATGCCGCCGATCACTAAGGTCGGTGTAATTATACCGACAAAGATCGCCAGCAGATGCTGAAATGCGGCAAAGATCGAATCACTAACGGGTGGTCTGTCAGCCAAAGTATAGATCAGATCAGTTTGGTTATCTTCCTTCATTTTCTATATTTCTCCTTTCGGCAAATAAACTCAATCGAAGCTCGATTGTCAAAATAAAAAGTGTTAATAGCATTCAAAAGAAACTGTTTTTCATTTGATTTAATTACTTGCTATCCTTCCTCCGAATTTTTCTACCTACTAAATACTATCTAATACTTACTTCTTTCAATTCCTCTCTCTGTCGGTTTTTCCCCTTCCTCTGGGACATCTTTGTATATCCGTGATTAATTTCTTGTTTTACTTCCAAAGGATTTTCTTCTCCTACTTATGCCACTAATAATTAAATAGCTAAGAACTCTTTTTTAACATTAGGTGCTCTACGAGTCGGCCCTATCCGACTCGTGTACTCCTTAAGGTTAAACAGGAGGAATATAAAATTATCTCTACTTTTTCCCTAAACCTTCAACAATCCACTTCATCTTGAATTTGACACCCTCCTTGATCAACAATTCTCTCTGTAATTTTCTTCCCGCTTGATCTTTGAGGGCTATCTCTCCGGTAGAGCTGACAATACGCCACCAAGGGAGATCATGCTTCTCTGAACAGGCATGCAGAATACGGGCAACCAATCTAGCTCCTCTTGGTATGCCTGCCATTTCTGCGATCTGACCATAACTCGTAACCTGCCCATAACCGATTTGTTTGATCGCTTGAATGATTCTCTCACTTCCTGACATAATACAGCTATTTTACTTTCTGGGATAACTTAAGAGTATTTAATTTTCCGGTACTTCACCGAATTCGTTTTTACCTTTATCCCCTTCCCTAAACATCAGCAAAAAATTATATAGAGGAACTATTATGAACCATCCGCTATTCCCTGTATCATGCAGGCGGCGAACAGTAACAGCCAGAGAAAGGAGCAGAATGAAGACTTCAAATAGTAGGTCAAATTTGGTTACACCGTATATCATAGCAATTTCGGTGTAATTACCCAGATATTTGAGCAAATAATGAATAATGAAGTTTATGATTAAAAAGGTAAAGTATTCTCTTCTCCCTGCCCGACTCTGAAAATCACGAAACTTTCGCCAAGTTCCGAAATAATTACTCAGGATCAGCTCCAGATCAAATTCCGCTAAAAACTTCTGAAAATCCATACTCTCTCAATCCTTCATTCTTTCAGCTATTCCAATCTTTAGTTTGCTCCTCATCCGTAACAGTTCACTCGTAACATATTTCTTCTTTGTTATGCTTCA
This window encodes:
- a CDS encoding purine permease, with the protein product MKEDNQTDLIYTLADRPPVSDSIFAAFQHLLAIFVGIITPTLVIGGILGLGTEIPYLISMSLIVSGVATFIQIKRIGPIGSGLLSIQGTSFAFLGAILGAGMLIKSSGGSSQEILGVIFGMCFLGAFIEMILSRFLHHLKKIITPTVTGIVVSLIGLSLIRVGLTDMAGGQWLLDNKPELFGNFANLGLAFLVLIIIVVLNRSRNQFLRMSSIVIGLIAGYIVSLFLGIVDLSSLKDLPAVSIPIPFKYGFGFRWEAFIPIALVYLITTIESIGDLTATSMVSHEPIQGELYIKRIKGGVLGDGFNSALAAMFNTFPNTTFSQNNGVIQLTGVASRYVGMYIAGILVLLGLFPVIGGVFQQMPKPVLGGATIIMFGTVAAAGIKIIASQKIDRRAMMIIAISFALGLGVQLVPQVLNHFPETLKNIFSSPVTTGGLTAIITNLALPDGVKK
- a CDS encoding MGMT family protein, whose translation is MMSGSERIIQAIKQIGYGQVTSYGQIAEMAGIPRGARLVARILHACSEKHDLPWWRIVSSTGEIALKDQAGRKLQRELLIKEGVKFKMKWIVEGLGKK
- a CDS encoding DUF805 domain-containing protein encodes the protein MDFQKFLAEFDLELILSNYFGTWRKFRDFQSRAGRREYFTFLIINFIIHYLLKYLGNYTEIAMIYGVTKFDLLFEVFILLLSLAVTVRRLHDTGNSGWFIIVPLYNFLLMFREGDKGKNEFGEVPEN